The following are encoded in a window of Verrucomicrobiia bacterium genomic DNA:
- the galK gene encoding galactokinase, translating to MSLTQLVQKTKQQFTKKFGQAPQWLAAAPGRVNVIGEHTDYNDGFVLPMAIENCTVAAAAPASNGALRLRLGSGEKPELVEIPLQGRVSKGDPAWANYVRGVIAGFQDLGIKLPSLDVFIESDVPLGGGLSSSASLEVATATLLEAVTGHKLDPVQKALLCQKAEHEYAGMPCGIMDQFISLMGKAGHLLLLDCRSRQTELVPMSDPTLAFLIVNTNVKHELTGGGYAKRREQCYEAARVLGVPMLRDATMDQLEAAKSRLDPVVFRRARHVIGEIERTTRAAREIKAARWTEVGQLMYASHDSLRDDYEVSCPELDAVVELAREIGPAGGVIGCRMTGGGFGGCAVALVESARVEQLAQKIAEGYCKRTGIQPACFVSRPADGARII from the coding sequence ATGTCGCTCACGCAACTGGTTCAGAAAACCAAACAGCAATTCACCAAAAAATTTGGCCAGGCTCCGCAATGGCTCGCCGCCGCCCCCGGGCGGGTTAACGTCATCGGGGAGCACACCGATTACAACGATGGTTTCGTGCTCCCCATGGCGATCGAAAATTGCACGGTGGCCGCCGCCGCTCCCGCTTCAAATGGCGCCCTGCGCCTGCGGTTGGGCAGCGGAGAAAAACCGGAACTGGTGGAAATCCCCCTCCAGGGCCGGGTGTCCAAGGGGGATCCGGCCTGGGCCAACTACGTGCGCGGCGTCATCGCCGGCTTTCAGGATTTGGGCATTAAGCTGCCGTCCCTGGATGTGTTCATTGAAAGCGATGTTCCCCTGGGGGGAGGACTTTCCAGCAGCGCCTCCTTGGAGGTGGCCACGGCCACCCTGCTGGAGGCGGTGACCGGACACAAACTGGACCCCGTGCAAAAGGCGCTGCTCTGTCAAAAAGCCGAGCATGAATATGCCGGCATGCCCTGCGGCATCATGGATCAATTCATCTCGTTGATGGGCAAAGCCGGGCATCTGCTCCTGCTGGACTGCCGGTCGCGGCAGACAGAACTGGTGCCCATGAGCGATCCCACGCTGGCCTTTCTCATCGTCAATACCAACGTGAAACACGAGCTGACCGGCGGCGGTTACGCCAAACGCCGTGAGCAATGTTACGAGGCGGCACGGGTGTTGGGGGTGCCCATGTTGCGTGATGCCACCATGGACCAGTTGGAAGCGGCAAAATCACGCCTGGACCCTGTCGTCTTTCGCCGCGCACGGCACGTGATTGGAGAAATCGAGCGCACTACACGGGCCGCCCGCGAGATTAAGGCCGCCCGCTGGACGGAGGTGGGTCAATTGATGTATGCCAGCCACGATTCCTTGCGCGACGACTACGAGGTGAGCTGCCCTGAACTGGATGCGGTGGTCGAACTGGCCCGGGAAATTGGCCCCGCGGGGGGCGTCATCGGATGCCGGATGACGGGCGGCGGTTTTGGCGGCTGTGCGGTGGCGCTGGTGGAATCCGCCCGCGTGGAGCAGCTTGCCCAAAAAATCGCCGAGGGGTATTGCAAACGTACCGGCATTCAACCGGCGTGTTTTGTCTCGCGTCCGGCGGACGGGGCGCGGATCATTTAA
- a CDS encoding UDP-glucose--hexose-1-phosphate uridylyltransferase: MTAPTFNPEHHPHRRLNLLTGEWVLVSPHRTQRPWQGQQEAAPPDQRPAYDPKCYLCPGNRRAGDAVNPAYTHTFVFRNDFSALLPDTPLLGGVTDGLLRCEPVQGECRVICFSPRHDLTLPEMEVADIRRVVELWAQQAGELGARYSWVQIFENKGAIMGCSNPHPHGQIWASSFLPRLPQQEDVAQKDYAQRMGRPLLLDYCALEQQEERRIIEANAHWVLLVPYWAVWPFELLLLPRRHVLRLPDLTPDERDSLAEILQRGLSRYDNLFQVSFPYSMGWHGAPFAAGDFSHWQLHAHFYPPLLRSATIKKFMVGYEMLAEPQRDLTPEQAATRLRELSPVHYRHRA, from the coding sequence ATGACGGCTCCCACCTTTAATCCCGAACATCACCCCCATCGGCGTCTGAATCTGCTCACGGGCGAGTGGGTGCTGGTCTCCCCGCATCGCACTCAGCGCCCCTGGCAAGGGCAACAGGAGGCCGCCCCCCCTGACCAGCGTCCTGCCTATGATCCCAAGTGTTATCTGTGCCCCGGCAACCGGCGCGCCGGAGACGCGGTGAATCCGGCCTACACGCACACCTTTGTTTTTCGCAATGATTTCTCCGCGCTGTTGCCGGATACGCCCCTGCTGGGGGGTGTCACGGATGGATTGCTGCGCTGCGAGCCGGTTCAGGGCGAATGCCGCGTCATCTGCTTTTCACCCCGGCACGATCTGACCCTGCCCGAAATGGAAGTGGCCGACATCCGCCGCGTGGTGGAACTCTGGGCCCAGCAGGCCGGGGAACTCGGGGCCCGTTACTCGTGGGTTCAGATCTTTGAAAACAAGGGTGCCATCATGGGCTGCTCCAATCCCCATCCCCACGGCCAGATTTGGGCCAGCAGTTTTCTGCCGCGCCTGCCTCAACAGGAAGATGTGGCCCAAAAGGACTATGCCCAGCGTATGGGGCGCCCGCTCTTGCTGGACTATTGCGCCCTCGAGCAGCAGGAGGAGCGACGCATCATCGAAGCCAATGCTCATTGGGTGCTGCTGGTCCCTTACTGGGCGGTTTGGCCGTTTGAGCTGCTGCTGCTGCCACGCCGCCATGTGTTGCGCCTGCCCGACTTGACGCCGGACGAACGCGACAGTCTGGCGGAAATCCTCCAACGGGGTCTGTCCCGCTACGATAATTTATTCCAGGTCAGCTTCCCCTACTCCATGGGATGGCATGGCGCCCCTTTTGCCGCGGGGGATTTTTCTCACTGGCAGTTGCACGCGCACTTCTATCCCCCGCTGCTTCGCTCGGCCACCATCAAGAAGTTCATGGTGGGTTATGAAATGCTGGCCGAGCCGCAGCGCGATTTGACACCGGAGCAGGCCGCCACCCGCCTGCGCGAACTTTCGCCGGTACATTACCGACACCGGGCCTGA
- a CDS encoding sugar phosphate isomerase/epimerase gives MKFGINTFLYTFPFTNQSTKLFKKFKQWGFDAVEIAVDEPANIDPAHIKRELEKAGIECCSLCACMGPGRDFRGSEAEQQAAMTYLKALVDQAVAVGTNRVIGPVYSVVGRTGPFEPADYKAQWQLVVKNLKELCRYAQSKGVMICMEPLNRFETNFINTVDQALKMVKAVNSPALKLHLDTFHMNIEEKFQGQAIRKAGALLGHLHACGSDRGTPGNDHIDWQDIAKALKAVKYDGPVVIESFTQDVKIIAAAAAIWRKIEPSREEIAIKGLQFLKKTLK, from the coding sequence ATGAAATTTGGCATCAACACCTTTTTGTACACGTTTCCGTTCACCAACCAGAGCACCAAGCTGTTCAAGAAGTTCAAACAGTGGGGATTCGACGCCGTGGAAATTGCGGTGGATGAACCCGCCAACATTGATCCCGCCCACATCAAACGGGAGCTGGAAAAAGCCGGCATCGAGTGCTGCTCTCTGTGCGCCTGCATGGGGCCGGGACGGGATTTTCGCGGCAGCGAAGCGGAGCAACAAGCCGCGATGACCTACCTCAAAGCCCTGGTGGATCAGGCGGTGGCGGTGGGCACCAACCGGGTGATTGGCCCGGTGTACTCGGTGGTGGGACGCACCGGCCCCTTTGAACCCGCGGACTACAAAGCCCAGTGGCAGTTGGTGGTGAAAAACCTGAAAGAGCTGTGCCGTTACGCGCAGAGCAAAGGCGTGATGATATGCATGGAGCCGTTGAACCGGTTTGAGACCAATTTCATCAACACGGTGGACCAGGCACTCAAAATGGTCAAGGCGGTGAACAGCCCGGCGCTAAAGCTGCACCTCGATACCTTCCACATGAACATCGAGGAAAAGTTCCAGGGGCAGGCCATTCGTAAGGCAGGCGCCCTGTTGGGGCATCTCCATGCCTGCGGCAGCGACCGGGGCACGCCGGGCAATGATCACATTGACTGGCAGGACATCGCCAAGGCGTTGAAAGCCGTGAAATATGATGGGCCGGTGGTAATTGAATCGTTCACGCAGGATGTGAAGATCATTGCCGCGGCGGCGGCCATCTGGCGCAAAATCGAGCCCAGCCGTGAGGAAATCGCCATCAAAGGCCTGCAATTCCTCAAGAAGACGCTCAAATAA
- a CDS encoding YifB family Mg chelatase-like AAA ATPase has protein sequence MLSKVFSAAVQGIDAYPVEVEVNDGYGDMMNIVIVGLPDAAVKESRDRVVTALENSGFRLSLGKVTVNLAPADVKKEGPSFDLPIAVGMLAASSQIQLSKPDAFLMVGELALDGTVRPVKGVLPIAYCARQTGKTALLVPPENAAEAAVVQGLQVIPVRNLREAASFIEGQAAIAPVQVNVEHLFDQPPVDELDMAEVKGQESVKRALEIAAAGGHNILLIGPPGTGKSMLAKRLPGILPPLTLEEALETTKIHSIVGLLRPGQALVTVRPFRSPHHTASDAGLLGGNVNPTPGEISLAHNGVLFLDELPEFKRSVLETMRQPMEEGKVTISRAAGTMTFPAQFMLVAAMNPTPDGKMPGESRCSPREIQNYLGRISGPLLDRIDLHIEVPQVKFREMTSARPGESSAAIRARVVAARRRQLERFKGRGITCNARMGTRDLKQYCALDENTLELLKQAMTQMNLSARAYDRILKVSRTIADLEGAEQVGWHHVSEAINYRNLDRQLWG, from the coding sequence ATGCTTTCCAAGGTTTTCTCGGCGGCGGTGCAGGGCATTGATGCGTATCCGGTTGAGGTGGAAGTCAATGATGGGTATGGCGACATGATGAACATTGTCATCGTGGGCCTGCCGGATGCTGCCGTCAAAGAATCCCGCGATCGGGTCGTTACCGCTCTCGAAAATTCGGGTTTCCGGCTTTCGTTGGGCAAGGTCACGGTGAATCTGGCGCCTGCTGACGTCAAAAAGGAAGGCCCCAGTTTCGACCTGCCCATTGCGGTGGGCATGCTGGCCGCCAGCAGCCAGATTCAACTCTCCAAGCCCGATGCCTTCCTGATGGTGGGGGAGCTGGCTCTGGATGGCACCGTGCGGCCGGTCAAAGGGGTTTTGCCCATCGCCTATTGTGCCCGGCAGACCGGCAAGACAGCCCTGCTGGTGCCGCCGGAGAACGCGGCCGAGGCAGCGGTCGTGCAAGGTTTGCAGGTGATCCCAGTGCGAAACCTGCGGGAAGCCGCCAGTTTTATTGAGGGGCAGGCCGCGATTGCGCCGGTTCAGGTGAATGTGGAGCACCTCTTTGATCAACCTCCCGTGGACGAGCTGGACATGGCGGAGGTGAAGGGACAGGAATCCGTCAAGCGGGCCCTGGAAATTGCCGCGGCAGGCGGACACAACATCCTGCTGATAGGGCCGCCGGGCACGGGCAAATCCATGCTCGCCAAGCGGTTGCCGGGCATCCTGCCGCCGCTGACCTTGGAGGAAGCCCTGGAAACCACCAAGATTCACAGCATTGTGGGCTTGTTGCGCCCCGGCCAGGCGCTGGTGACGGTGCGGCCGTTTCGCAGCCCGCATCACACCGCCAGCGATGCGGGTTTGTTGGGCGGCAATGTCAATCCCACTCCCGGCGAGATATCCCTGGCCCATAATGGGGTGTTGTTTCTGGATGAACTGCCGGAGTTCAAACGCAGCGTGTTGGAAACGATGCGCCAGCCGATGGAGGAGGGGAAGGTGACGATTTCCCGCGCGGCGGGGACGATGACTTTTCCGGCCCAGTTCATGTTGGTGGCCGCCATGAATCCCACGCCCGATGGCAAGATGCCGGGCGAATCGCGCTGCTCGCCGCGCGAAATCCAGAATTATTTGGGGCGCATTTCCGGCCCGCTATTGGACCGCATCGATTTGCATATCGAAGTGCCGCAGGTGAAATTCCGCGAAATGACGTCCGCCCGCCCGGGGGAATCCTCGGCGGCCATTCGCGCGCGGGTGGTGGCGGCGCGGCGGCGTCAACTGGAGCGTTTCAAGGGGCGGGGCATCACGTGCAATGCCCGCATGGGCACCCGGGATTTGAAGCAGTATTGCGCCCTGGATGAAAACACCCTTGAGTTGCTAAAACAGGCCATGACCCAGATGAACTTGAGCGCGCGGGCTTATGACCGCATTTTGAAGGTGTCCCGCACCATTGCCGATTTGGAGGGAGCCGAGCAGGTGGGTTGGCACCACGTTTCGGAGGCGATCAATTATCGCAACTTGGACCGCCAGTTGTGGGGATAA
- a CDS encoding TIGR01777 family oxidoreductase, protein MKIIMSGASGFIGSTARRILTEAGHEVLALVRRPPGQGEATWQPEEGLLDPAIFSGVDGVVHLAGHSAASQNRWTEAHKARIRQSRVQGTRLIAERMVQAGRPPQVLVCASATGYYGDRGEEWLEETSPAGKGFLAEVCQAWEAAAEPARAAGIRVVHLRIGVVLGPQGGALAQMLPWFRWGLGGRLGNGRQWWSWLTLEEMARIIQFALENSALTGPVNAVSPQPVTNAEFTRLLARTLQRPAWAPAPAFFLRALYGEMADELLLASTRVRPAALLRAGYSFQAPELEAALSAMLVRRS, encoded by the coding sequence ATGAAGATTATCATGAGCGGCGCCAGTGGCTTCATCGGCAGCACAGCGCGAAGAATTCTCACCGAGGCAGGTCATGAAGTGCTGGCTCTGGTCCGCCGCCCGCCCGGACAAGGGGAGGCGACGTGGCAGCCGGAGGAGGGCCTTTTGGACCCGGCAATATTTTCGGGCGTGGATGGGGTGGTCCATCTGGCCGGCCACAGTGCAGCCAGTCAAAACCGTTGGACGGAGGCGCACAAGGCGCGCATTCGCCAGAGCCGCGTCCAGGGCACGCGTCTAATTGCCGAGCGCATGGTCCAGGCTGGCCGCCCGCCGCAGGTGCTGGTGTGCGCCTCGGCAACTGGTTATTACGGGGATCGGGGTGAGGAATGGTTGGAGGAGACATCCCCCGCCGGTAAAGGATTTTTGGCAGAAGTTTGCCAGGCCTGGGAGGCTGCCGCAGAACCGGCGCGGGCTGCCGGGATTCGTGTGGTGCATTTGCGCATTGGCGTGGTGCTTGGGCCTCAGGGCGGGGCACTGGCGCAAATGTTGCCCTGGTTTCGATGGGGCCTGGGAGGGCGTTTGGGCAACGGCCGCCAGTGGTGGAGCTGGTTGACCTTGGAAGAGATGGCCCGGATTATTCAATTCGCGTTGGAGAACTCTGCTTTGACTGGGCCGGTTAATGCGGTGAGTCCACAGCCCGTGACCAATGCGGAATTTACCCGCCTGCTGGCCCGAACTTTGCAGCGGCCCGCATGGGCGCCTGCACCGGCGTTTTTCCTGCGGGCCTTGTACGGCGAAATGGCCGATGAATTACTGCTGGCCAGCACCCGCGTGAGGCCGGCAGCGCTGCTACGGGCAGGGTACTCATTTCAAGCGCCGGAATTGGAAGCCGCTTTGTCTGCCATGCTCGTGCGGCGTTCTTGA
- the smpB gene encoding SsrA-binding protein SmpB, with product MSTILTNPTARRDYHILETVEAGLVLRGTEVKSLRAGRGQIRDAFARVENGEVWLYNAHIDEYSFGNRHNHDPKARRKLLLHRSEIRKLAQQAAVKGHALIPLDFHWKKNRVKVTLALGKGKVQHDKREDLKRREDELQVRRAVMHRLKNRP from the coding sequence ATGTCCACTATCCTGACCAACCCCACTGCCCGACGGGATTATCACATCCTCGAAACCGTCGAGGCCGGGCTGGTGCTGCGGGGGACGGAGGTGAAGTCTTTGCGGGCGGGCCGGGGGCAAATCCGTGATGCTTTTGCGCGGGTGGAAAACGGGGAGGTATGGTTGTACAACGCCCACATTGATGAGTATTCATTTGGCAACCGGCATAATCATGACCCCAAGGCGCGGCGGAAACTTCTGCTCCATCGCTCCGAAATTCGTAAACTTGCCCAGCAGGCCGCGGTAAAAGGTCATGCGCTCATCCCCCTGGATTTCCATTGGAAGAAAAACCGGGTCAAGGTAACCCTGGCGCTGGGCAAGGGCAAGGTCCAGCATGACAAGCGGGAGGATTTGAAGCGGCGGGAGGACGAGTTGCAGGTGAGGCGTGCAGTGATGCACCGGCTGAAGAATCGGCCTTGA
- a CDS encoding DNA-directed RNA polymerase subunit omega, which translates to MNLELFKKALEKVKNPNILVNVVSKRVRQLNSVGAASRPLVSDTANLSPVDIALREIIEDKLSYELPLSTDVLVGSTTPTTTGGGSGRRRRKS; encoded by the coding sequence ATGAATTTGGAATTGTTCAAAAAGGCGCTGGAGAAAGTTAAAAACCCAAATATTTTGGTCAACGTCGTTTCCAAGCGGGTACGGCAGCTCAATTCCGTCGGAGCGGCCAGTCGTCCCCTGGTGTCGGACACCGCCAATCTCAGCCCGGTGGATATTGCTCTGCGTGAAATCATTGAGGACAAACTGTCTTATGAATTACCGCTGTCCACCGATGTTTTGGTGGGCTCAACAACACCGACGACCACGGGGGGCGGCTCGGGACGCCGGCGGCGCAAGAGCTGA
- a CDS encoding protein arginine kinase, translating into MKLHEFLSPATESARRRGPQDRIVSSSRVRLARNLRDIPFPNHGKKPDRLRALEIIQPAVMSLASMTGAFAETMEELTPLEKQILVERHLISREHASKGAGSGLVLSRDEVIAVMINEEDHLRMQALLPGLQLQRAWEVIDRFDSELEELVDYAFDRKLGYLTACPTNLGTGIRVSAMLHLPGLVLNEQIGQIIQSVNKLGLAVRGLYGEGTEALGNVFQVSNQMTLGEDEARILARLEKVIAQIIMHEENARAVLMEKKPKVVLNHIGRAYGILANAHSISSKETMNLLSLLKLGMDLGLFPGTDRALVDEMFLVTQPGHLQQRHSEKLSADERDILRADMLRESLAAVKRPLSKPPPPSAAA; encoded by the coding sequence ATGAAGCTGCACGAGTTTTTAAGCCCGGCCACCGAATCGGCCCGCCGGCGCGGGCCTCAGGACCGTATCGTTTCCTCGAGTCGTGTGCGGCTGGCGCGCAATTTGCGGGACATCCCCTTTCCCAATCATGGCAAAAAGCCGGATCGCCTCCGCGCCTTGGAAATAATCCAGCCGGCGGTGATGTCGCTGGCCTCCATGACCGGCGCCTTTGCCGAAACCATGGAAGAGCTGACGCCCCTGGAAAAACAGATTCTGGTGGAGCGGCATCTGATCAGTCGCGAGCATGCCTCCAAGGGGGCCGGCAGCGGTCTGGTGTTGAGCCGGGATGAAGTCATCGCGGTCATGATCAATGAAGAGGACCATCTCCGCATGCAGGCGCTGCTGCCCGGCCTGCAACTGCAACGGGCCTGGGAAGTCATTGACCGCTTTGATAGTGAATTGGAAGAGCTTGTGGATTACGCCTTTGACCGGAAGCTGGGTTATTTAACGGCGTGTCCCACCAATCTGGGCACGGGCATCCGCGTGAGCGCCATGCTGCACCTGCCGGGTCTGGTGTTAAACGAGCAGATCGGCCAGATCATCCAGTCGGTGAACAAACTGGGATTGGCGGTTCGTGGCCTTTACGGGGAAGGCACTGAGGCCTTGGGCAATGTGTTTCAAGTCTCGAATCAGATGACCCTTGGCGAAGATGAGGCCCGCATCCTGGCCCGGTTGGAAAAGGTCATCGCCCAAATCATCATGCACGAGGAAAATGCCCGGGCGGTGCTCATGGAGAAAAAACCGAAGGTGGTGTTGAATCATATCGGACGGGCCTACGGCATCCTGGCCAATGCGCACAGCATCAGCTCCAAGGAAACCATGAACCTGCTTTCCTTGTTGAAGCTGGGCATGGACCTGGGACTTTTTCCGGGCACCGACCGGGCTTTGGTGGACGAAATGTTTTTAGTTACGCAACCGGGGCATTTGCAGCAGCGCCATTCAGAAAAGCTAAGTGCCGACGAAAGGGACATCCTGCGCGCCGATATGCTCCGGGAAAGCCTGGCGGCGGTGAAACGTCCTCTCAGCAAACCGCCTCCACCCTCTGCGGCCGCCTAA
- a CDS encoding UvrB/UvrC motif-containing protein: MLCSLCKKKPATVHITQIEGNKMHKLDLCEDCAKEHKVDAPSNFKLADMLLGLGAADEVSGPGPEELVCPQCGFTQADFKKLGRMGCAMCYQVFGPGLEDLLRTMHRGVRHTGKVPRRLQEAAAPKVDVTEQIRQLSQRLEQAVAQEDFELAAQLRDEIKALKAKAASRRSGE; the protein is encoded by the coding sequence ATGCTTTGCTCCCTTTGCAAGAAAAAGCCGGCGACCGTGCACATCACCCAGATTGAGGGCAACAAGATGCACAAGCTGGATTTGTGCGAAGACTGCGCCAAGGAGCACAAGGTGGATGCGCCCAGTAATTTCAAACTCGCGGACATGTTGTTGGGCCTGGGAGCGGCCGACGAGGTGTCCGGTCCGGGGCCGGAAGAGCTGGTCTGTCCGCAATGTGGTTTTACCCAGGCGGACTTCAAGAAGCTCGGGCGTATGGGGTGTGCCATGTGCTATCAGGTGTTTGGGCCGGGACTGGAAGACCTGCTGCGCACCATGCATCGGGGGGTGCGGCATACCGGCAAGGTGCCGCGGCGCCTGCAGGAGGCCGCTGCACCGAAGGTGGATGTGACCGAGCAAATCCGCCAGTTGAGCCAGCGGCTGGAGCAGGCGGTGGCGCAGGAAGATTTTGAACTGGCCGCCCAGTTGCGCGATGAGATCAAGGCCTTGAAGGCCAAAGCCGCCAGCCGGAGGAGCGGGGAATGA
- the ilvE gene encoding branched-chain-amino-acid transaminase — MKVYIDGKYYNEKDAKVSVFDHGLLYGDGVFEGIRAYHGRVFKLKEHIERLYWSAKAILLDIPMTPAEMTEAVLETCRKNRCRDGYIRLVVTRGVGTLGLNPNRCKRPSVIIIAGKIQLYPPELYEQGMAIVTVPTTRNLVNAVNPAIKSLNYLNNILAKIEANNAGVEEAIMLNQEGFVAECTGDNIFIVRQGQLYTPPLSAGALYGITRNTVLDLARERGIPTAEINLTRYDLYIADECFLTGTGAEIIPVTRIDGRVIGQGRPGPVTRDLIQRYHALTRVSGEPI, encoded by the coding sequence ATGAAAGTTTACATTGATGGTAAATACTATAATGAGAAGGACGCCAAGGTCAGCGTCTTTGATCACGGTTTGCTTTACGGGGACGGGGTTTTTGAGGGCATTCGGGCGTATCATGGGCGGGTGTTCAAACTCAAAGAACATATCGAGCGCCTGTATTGGTCGGCAAAGGCCATCCTCTTGGATATCCCCATGACGCCAGCAGAGATGACGGAAGCCGTTTTGGAAACCTGCCGTAAGAATCGTTGCCGGGATGGCTACATCCGCCTGGTGGTGACTCGTGGCGTGGGCACGCTGGGGTTGAATCCCAACCGTTGCAAGCGGCCCTCGGTGATCATCATCGCCGGCAAAATTCAGTTATATCCGCCCGAGCTGTATGAGCAGGGGATGGCGATTGTGACGGTGCCCACCACCCGCAATCTGGTCAATGCCGTGAATCCAGCGATCAAATCGCTGAATTACCTCAATAATATTCTGGCCAAGATCGAGGCCAATAATGCCGGCGTGGAAGAGGCCATCATGTTGAATCAGGAAGGCTTCGTGGCGGAGTGCACGGGGGATAATATTTTCATCGTGCGACAGGGGCAGCTATATACCCCGCCTCTCTCGGCGGGAGCGCTGTATGGGATTACGCGCAACACAGTGTTGGATTTGGCGCGCGAGCGGGGGATCCCCACCGCCGAGATTAATTTGACGCGCTATGATCTTTATATCGCCGACGAGTGTTTCCTGACGGGCACCGGGGCGGAAATCATACCCGTGACCCGCATAGACGGACGAGTCATTGGCCAGGGGCGGCCGGGGCCGGTGACGCGGGACTTGATCCAGCGGTATCACGCGTTGACGCGGGTGTCCGGCGAGCCAATTTAA
- a CDS encoding carboxypeptidase regulatory-like domain-containing protein: protein MKTRIVSMQSLKLAILAGGLAAGLATPCPAADIVGKVTLKGTPPAEKPLPISKSDPTCGKVARPDATTRFYVVGKDGALADVVVYISKGLPPGKTYPVPDTPVVIDQKGCEFVPYITAAMARQKVHIKNSDPFLHNVNHAPTPDVQKRPQNVAQLANGPIIERSFEKTDELLVRFKCDVHPWMFAYVAIFDHPYFAVTGEDGTFKIRNVPPGTYTVEVFHRKAGKLAKEVTVAEQDQTVNFELTAK, encoded by the coding sequence GTGAAGACTCGCATTGTGTCCATGCAATCACTAAAATTAGCGATACTGGCCGGCGGACTGGCGGCGGGCCTCGCCACTCCATGCCCCGCGGCAGATATTGTGGGCAAAGTCACTTTGAAGGGCACTCCCCCCGCGGAAAAGCCGCTGCCCATCAGCAAAAGCGATCCCACCTGCGGCAAAGTGGCCCGTCCGGATGCCACGACACGCTTTTATGTCGTTGGGAAGGATGGGGCTCTCGCCGACGTGGTGGTTTACATCAGCAAGGGCCTGCCACCGGGTAAAACGTACCCCGTGCCGGACACGCCGGTGGTCATTGACCAAAAGGGGTGCGAATTTGTCCCTTACATCACCGCCGCCATGGCCCGGCAAAAAGTGCATATCAAAAACTCGGATCCTTTTCTGCACAATGTCAACCATGCCCCCACCCCGGACGTGCAGAAACGCCCGCAAAATGTGGCTCAACTTGCCAATGGTCCCATCATCGAGAGATCCTTTGAAAAGACCGATGAGCTGCTGGTGCGGTTCAAATGCGATGTCCATCCCTGGATGTTTGCCTACGTGGCCATCTTTGATCATCCCTACTTCGCGGTCACCGGCGAAGACGGCACCTTCAAAATCCGCAATGTGCCTCCGGGCACCTATACCGTGGAAGTCTTTCACCGCAAGGCCGGCAAACTGGCCAAAGAGGTAACCGTCGCAGAACAAGACCAGACGGTTAACTTTGAGCTGACAGCCAAATAA
- a CDS encoding phosphodiester glycosidase family protein, protein MLSRTLGKLPGGLLAGVVLAAWVILGGTAKAGDEWHGPGMAFYTDFNPKIPMAVYIVKVDRKHPDLRLYTTLGGGRYIGMATLSQQAGFIPPSVGQPLAGINGDYFGVREPYVGDPLNLHIMLGGELISAPGEDRAFFFIDAKGNPQITNAISDFKVTWPNGKVTPFGLNQTPMTGQAVLYTAAAGPDTRIEGVDLILERNGQDPWLPLRINQTLNARVKAINKNGYSKLNTNIMVLSLSPRQLRDLPELKEGMVLKISTDTIPNLKGAQVAIGGGPSLVKNGKPRDFDGIQVRHPRSAFGFNDRYYFFVQVDGRQARHSLGMTYRELAEYFVKLGCTDALNLDGGGSASMWVNGRIVNSPSQGRERPAANALFLIRVPKP, encoded by the coding sequence ATGTTGAGCAGGACGTTGGGAAAGCTGCCGGGGGGCCTCCTGGCAGGTGTGGTATTGGCTGCCTGGGTGATCCTGGGTGGGACGGCCAAAGCCGGCGACGAATGGCACGGCCCCGGCATGGCCTTCTATACGGATTTCAATCCGAAAATTCCCATGGCCGTGTATATCGTCAAAGTGGATCGCAAGCATCCAGACTTGCGTCTCTACACCACCTTGGGAGGCGGCCGATACATTGGCATGGCCACTTTGTCTCAACAGGCGGGCTTCATTCCCCCGTCTGTGGGCCAGCCGTTGGCCGGCATCAACGGTGATTATTTCGGCGTGCGCGAGCCTTACGTTGGGGATCCCTTGAATCTCCACATCATGTTGGGCGGCGAGTTGATTAGTGCCCCGGGCGAAGACCGAGCCTTTTTCTTCATTGATGCCAAGGGCAACCCACAAATCACCAACGCCATCAGCGATTTCAAGGTCACCTGGCCCAACGGCAAAGTGACCCCGTTTGGGCTGAACCAAACGCCCATGACCGGGCAGGCCGTGCTTTATACCGCGGCGGCCGGGCCAGATACCCGCATCGAGGGGGTGGATTTGATTTTGGAGCGAAACGGCCAGGATCCATGGCTTCCCTTGCGCATCAACCAGACCTTGAACGCGCGCGTCAAGGCCATCAACAAGAACGGGTACTCCAAATTAAACACCAACATCATGGTGCTGTCCCTCAGCCCGCGCCAGTTGCGCGATCTGCCGGAACTCAAGGAGGGCATGGTGCTGAAGATTAGCACTGATACCATCCCCAACCTGAAAGGGGCACAGGTGGCCATCGGCGGCGGTCCGTCCCTGGTAAAAAACGGCAAACCCCGCGACTTTGATGGCATTCAGGTGCGACATCCCCGCAGCGCCTTTGGGTTCAACGACCGTTATTATTTCTTCGTGCAAGTGGATGGCCGTCAGGCGCGCCATTCTCTGGGCATGACCTACCGCGAGCTGGCCGAGTACTTTGTCAAGCTGGGCTGCACGGATGCCCTGAACCTGGACGGTGGCGGCTCGGCCTCGATGTGGGTCAATGGCCGGATTGTCAACAGCCCCTCTCAAGGCCGGGAACGCCCGGCGGCGAATGCCCTCTTTTTGATTCGCGTGCCCAAGCCCTAG